The Amycolatopsis mongoliensis genome includes a window with the following:
- a CDS encoding NAD(P)/FAD-dependent oxidoreductase, with amino-acid sequence MDTHVIVGGGLAGAKAAETLRAEGFSGRVVLVGAEPDLPYERPPLSKGYLLGQDDRASVFVHDEKWYADQKIEVLTGRRVTALHRAAHEIELAGGERLGYTKLLLATGASPRRLRVPGNDLKGVHYLRRLAHADRLRDALAAGGRVVVAGAGWIGLETAAAARTYGCEVTIVEPGPSPLHATLGPELGEYFADLHRRHGVDLRLGTGVTGFAGDTAVTTVWTDAGDIPADVVVVGIGARPETQLAADADLAVDDGVCVDASLRTEDPDVFAAGDVASAWHPRYDRRLRVEHWAAAANGGPAAALSMLGREVVHDDLPYFFSDQYDAGMEFTGWFPPGGYDRVVKRGSDEAFHAFWLAGGRVVAGLHVNQWDEGLDAVRELIRSGRTVDPEALADPARPLTS; translated from the coding sequence ATGGACACCCACGTCATCGTCGGCGGCGGGCTGGCCGGGGCGAAGGCCGCGGAAACGCTGCGCGCGGAGGGGTTCTCCGGGCGCGTCGTCCTCGTCGGCGCGGAGCCGGACCTGCCGTACGAGCGGCCGCCGCTGTCGAAGGGCTACCTGCTCGGCCAGGACGACCGCGCGTCGGTCTTCGTCCACGACGAGAAGTGGTACGCCGACCAGAAGATCGAGGTGCTGACCGGCCGGCGCGTCACGGCGCTGCACCGCGCGGCCCACGAGATCGAGCTGGCGGGCGGCGAACGCCTCGGCTACACGAAGCTGCTGCTGGCGACCGGGGCTTCGCCACGGCGGCTGCGGGTGCCCGGCAACGACCTGAAGGGCGTCCACTACCTGCGCCGGCTCGCGCACGCGGACCGGCTGCGCGACGCGCTGGCCGCGGGCGGGCGGGTCGTGGTGGCCGGCGCGGGCTGGATCGGCCTGGAGACCGCGGCGGCGGCACGGACCTACGGCTGCGAGGTGACGATCGTCGAGCCCGGCCCGTCACCGCTGCACGCGACGCTCGGGCCCGAACTGGGCGAGTACTTCGCGGACCTGCACCGCCGGCACGGCGTGGACCTGCGGCTCGGCACCGGCGTGACGGGCTTCGCCGGCGACACCGCGGTCACGACGGTCTGGACGGACGCGGGCGACATCCCGGCCGACGTGGTCGTCGTCGGGATCGGCGCCCGGCCGGAGACGCAGCTGGCCGCCGACGCGGACCTGGCGGTCGACGACGGCGTCTGCGTGGACGCCTCCCTGCGCACGGAGGACCCGGACGTGTTCGCGGCGGGCGACGTCGCGAGCGCGTGGCACCCGCGCTACGACCGCCGCCTCCGCGTCGAGCACTGGGCGGCGGCGGCGAACGGCGGCCCGGCGGCGGCGTTGTCGATGCTCGGCCGCGAGGTGGTCCACGACGACCTGCCGTACTTCTTCTCCGACCAGTACGACGCCGGCATGGAGTTCACGGGCTGGTTCCCGCCGGGCGGGTACGACCGCGTGGTGAAACGCGGCAGCGACGAGGCGTTCCACGCGTTCTGGCTGGCGGGCGGCCGGGTGGTCGCCGGGC